The following are from one region of the Quercus robur chromosome 1, dhQueRobu3.1, whole genome shotgun sequence genome:
- the LOC126721098 gene encoding uncharacterized protein LOC126721098 isoform X3 gives MTRLSSEQVLKESKTSDPNSVTSLKLSCKALSDVSCLSYFTNLERLDLSFNNLTSLQVLEACVNLKWLAVVQNKLESLNGIEALSKLTVLNAGKNKLRSMDEIKSLVSLRALILNDNEIISICKLDQMSDLNTLVLSRNPICEIGESLVKVKSITKLSLSSCQLHTIGSSLKYCTELKELRLSHNSIRTLPAELARNKKLQNLDLGNNAIIRWSDLEVLASLVNLKNLNLQGNPVAEKDKLAKKIKEVLPNLKIFNNKPADKYTNNSDGIDKVDDSYVNSTNKVEVQKDKKRDDFMKNSKHHVMAQSKDGPIDNAEGVDVEKKLKKKRSKTNDISSEKETPMFEDERRDDIKKNNSEHHVVELSKDNAEDVHVERESRHKKQKNDKLSKKQVPVHEEVDAKVEKKLKKTNARQGALDVIDDPEASFMEIFAPDNAENPKYDDKKKIANKAIKDMKTSDGLVSISVKKKKAKSHGVDPAPHISPTLEIGLGGPSTWGDE, from the exons ATGACTCGGTTGAGCTCGGAGCAGGTCTTGAAGGAAAGCAAAACCAGCGACCCCAACTCCGTCACATCTCTCAAGCTCAGTTGCAAAGCACTCTCCGAt GTCTCATGCTTGAGCTACTTCACCAACTTGGAGAGACTCGACCTCAGCTTCAACAATCTCACTTCTCTCCAG GTTTTGGAGGCTTGTGTCAATTTGAAGTGGTTAGCTGTTGTGCAGAACAAACTGGAAAGCTTAAATGGAATTGAAGCTCTTTCTAAGCTCACT GTATTAAATGCAGGCAAAAATAAGCTTAGATCAATGGATGAGATCAAATCTCTTGTGAGTTTACGTGCATTAATTTTGAATG ATAATGAGATTATCTCCATTTGCAAGCTTGATCAAATGAGTGACTTGAATACTCTAG TTCTTTCTAGAAATCCAATTTGTGAAATTGGGGAATCTCTAGTGAAGGTGAAGTCTATCACAAAG CTCTCCCTCTCTAGTTGTCAACTTCATACTATTGGCTCTTCACTCAAGTACTGTACTGAATTGAAAGAGCTCCGACTTTCCCACAATAGTATCAGG ACTCTTCCAGCTGAGTTGGCTCGGAATAAGAAACTCCAGAATTTGGACTTGGGGAATAATGCCATCATAAGGTGGTCAGATCTGGAG GTACTGGCTTCATTAGTTAATCTGAAAAATCTCAATCTACAAGGAAACCCTGTTGCTGAAAAGGATAAATTAGCAAAAAAG ATCAAAGAAGTTCTGCCAAATTTGAAGATATTCAACAATAAACCGGCAGATAAGTACACCAATAACAGTGATGGAATTGATAAAGTTGATGATTCTTATGTAAATTCTACTAACAAGGTGGAAGTTCAGAAGGACAAGAAAAGAGACGACTTCATGAAGAACTCCAAACATCATGTAATGGCCCAAAGCAAAGATGGTCCTATTGATAATGCTGAAG GTGTTGATGTtgagaagaaattgaagaagaaaaggtcGAAAACAAATGACATTTCATCAGAAAAAGAAACTCCCATGTTTGAGGATGAGAGAAGAGATGATATTAAGAAAAACAACTCCGAACATCACGTTGTGGAACTAAGTAAAGACAATGCCGAAGATGTTCATGTAGAGAGAGAATCTAGGCACAAGAAGCAGAAGAATGACAAGCTCTCAAAAAAACAAGTTCCAGTCCATGAGGAGGTTGATGCCAAGGTTGAAAAGAAACTAAAGAAAACAAATGCGAGGCAAGGTGCGCTTGATGTTATTGATGATCCAGAAGCTTCATTTATGGAGATTTTTGCACCTGACAATGCAGAAAATCCCAAATATGACGATAAAAAGAAGATAGCTAACAAAgctattaaagacatgaagacgTCGGATGGCTTAGTTTCCATCTccgtaaagaaaaagaaagctaaaAGCCATGGTGTTGACCCTGCACCCCACATATCCCCCACACTTGAAATTGGACTTGGTGGACCTTCAACATGGGGTGACGAATGA
- the LOC126721098 gene encoding uncharacterized protein LOC126721098 isoform X2, producing MTRLSSEQVLKESKTSDPNSVTSLKLSCKALSDVSCLSYFTNLERLDLSFNNLTSLQNKLESLNGIEALSKLTVLNAGKNKLRSMDEIKSLVSLRALILNDNEIISICKLDQMSDLNTLVLSRNPICEIGESLVKVKSITKLSLSSCQLHTIGSSLKYCTELKELRLSHNSIRTLPAELARNKKLQNLDLGNNAIIRWSDLEVLASLVNLKNLNLQGNPVAEKDKLAKKIKEVLPNLKIFNNKPADKYTNNSDGIDKVDDSYVNSTNKVEVQKDKKRDDFMKNSKHHVMAQSKDGPIDNAEGIHVEKLKRKRQKTSDNVSENVVSFHRDEKRGDIKKKNSKYHLKDLGEDSPLDNAIGVDVEKKLKKKRSKTNDISSEKETPMFEDERRDDIKKNNSEHHVVELSKDNAEDVHVERESRHKKQKNDKLSKKQVPVHEEVDAKVEKKLKKTNARQGALDVIDDPEASFMEIFAPDNAENPKYDDKKKIANKAIKDMKTSDGLVSISVKKKKAKSHGVDPAPHISPTLEIGLGGPSTWGDE from the exons ATGACTCGGTTGAGCTCGGAGCAGGTCTTGAAGGAAAGCAAAACCAGCGACCCCAACTCCGTCACATCTCTCAAGCTCAGTTGCAAAGCACTCTCCGAt GTCTCATGCTTGAGCTACTTCACCAACTTGGAGAGACTCGACCTCAGCTTCAACAATCTCACTTCTCTCCAG AACAAACTGGAAAGCTTAAATGGAATTGAAGCTCTTTCTAAGCTCACT GTATTAAATGCAGGCAAAAATAAGCTTAGATCAATGGATGAGATCAAATCTCTTGTGAGTTTACGTGCATTAATTTTGAATG ATAATGAGATTATCTCCATTTGCAAGCTTGATCAAATGAGTGACTTGAATACTCTAG TTCTTTCTAGAAATCCAATTTGTGAAATTGGGGAATCTCTAGTGAAGGTGAAGTCTATCACAAAG CTCTCCCTCTCTAGTTGTCAACTTCATACTATTGGCTCTTCACTCAAGTACTGTACTGAATTGAAAGAGCTCCGACTTTCCCACAATAGTATCAGG ACTCTTCCAGCTGAGTTGGCTCGGAATAAGAAACTCCAGAATTTGGACTTGGGGAATAATGCCATCATAAGGTGGTCAGATCTGGAG GTACTGGCTTCATTAGTTAATCTGAAAAATCTCAATCTACAAGGAAACCCTGTTGCTGAAAAGGATAAATTAGCAAAAAAG ATCAAAGAAGTTCTGCCAAATTTGAAGATATTCAACAATAAACCGGCAGATAAGTACACCAATAACAGTGATGGAATTGATAAAGTTGATGATTCTTATGTAAATTCTACTAACAAGGTGGAAGTTCAGAAGGACAAGAAAAGAGACGACTTCATGAAGAACTCCAAACATCATGTAATGGCCCAAAGCAAAGATGGTCCTATTGATAATGCTGAAGGTATACATGTGGAGAAGTTGAAGCGAAAAAGGCAGAAAACAAGTGACAATGTGTCTGAAAACGTAGTTTCGTTTCACAGGGATGAGAAAAGAGGTGACATCAAGAAAAAGAACTCCAAATATCATCTCAAGGATCTAGGCGAAGATAGTCCTCTTGATAATGCTATAGGTGTTGATGTtgagaagaaattgaagaagaaaaggtcGAAAACAAATGACATTTCATCAGAAAAAGAAACTCCCATGTTTGAGGATGAGAGAAGAGATGATATTAAGAAAAACAACTCCGAACATCACGTTGTGGAACTAAGTAAAGACAATGCCGAAGATGTTCATGTAGAGAGAGAATCTAGGCACAAGAAGCAGAAGAATGACAAGCTCTCAAAAAAACAAGTTCCAGTCCATGAGGAGGTTGATGCCAAGGTTGAAAAGAAACTAAAGAAAACAAATGCGAGGCAAGGTGCGCTTGATGTTATTGATGATCCAGAAGCTTCATTTATGGAGATTTTTGCACCTGACAATGCAGAAAATCCCAAATATGACGATAAAAAGAAGATAGCTAACAAAgctattaaagacatgaagacgTCGGATGGCTTAGTTTCCATCTccgtaaagaaaaagaaagctaaaAGCCATGGTGTTGACCCTGCACCCCACATATCCCCCACACTTGAAATTGGACTTGGTGGACCTTCAACATGGGGTGACGAATGA
- the LOC126721098 gene encoding uncharacterized protein LOC126721098 isoform X1 — MTRLSSEQVLKESKTSDPNSVTSLKLSCKALSDVSCLSYFTNLERLDLSFNNLTSLQVLEACVNLKWLAVVQNKLESLNGIEALSKLTVLNAGKNKLRSMDEIKSLVSLRALILNDNEIISICKLDQMSDLNTLVLSRNPICEIGESLVKVKSITKLSLSSCQLHTIGSSLKYCTELKELRLSHNSIRTLPAELARNKKLQNLDLGNNAIIRWSDLEVLASLVNLKNLNLQGNPVAEKDKLAKKIKEVLPNLKIFNNKPADKYTNNSDGIDKVDDSYVNSTNKVEVQKDKKRDDFMKNSKHHVMAQSKDGPIDNAEGIHVEKLKRKRQKTSDNVSENVVSFHRDEKRGDIKKKNSKYHLKDLGEDSPLDNAIGVDVEKKLKKKRSKTNDISSEKETPMFEDERRDDIKKNNSEHHVVELSKDNAEDVHVERESRHKKQKNDKLSKKQVPVHEEVDAKVEKKLKKTNARQGALDVIDDPEASFMEIFAPDNAENPKYDDKKKIANKAIKDMKTSDGLVSISVKKKKAKSHGVDPAPHISPTLEIGLGGPSTWGDE, encoded by the exons ATGACTCGGTTGAGCTCGGAGCAGGTCTTGAAGGAAAGCAAAACCAGCGACCCCAACTCCGTCACATCTCTCAAGCTCAGTTGCAAAGCACTCTCCGAt GTCTCATGCTTGAGCTACTTCACCAACTTGGAGAGACTCGACCTCAGCTTCAACAATCTCACTTCTCTCCAG GTTTTGGAGGCTTGTGTCAATTTGAAGTGGTTAGCTGTTGTGCAGAACAAACTGGAAAGCTTAAATGGAATTGAAGCTCTTTCTAAGCTCACT GTATTAAATGCAGGCAAAAATAAGCTTAGATCAATGGATGAGATCAAATCTCTTGTGAGTTTACGTGCATTAATTTTGAATG ATAATGAGATTATCTCCATTTGCAAGCTTGATCAAATGAGTGACTTGAATACTCTAG TTCTTTCTAGAAATCCAATTTGTGAAATTGGGGAATCTCTAGTGAAGGTGAAGTCTATCACAAAG CTCTCCCTCTCTAGTTGTCAACTTCATACTATTGGCTCTTCACTCAAGTACTGTACTGAATTGAAAGAGCTCCGACTTTCCCACAATAGTATCAGG ACTCTTCCAGCTGAGTTGGCTCGGAATAAGAAACTCCAGAATTTGGACTTGGGGAATAATGCCATCATAAGGTGGTCAGATCTGGAG GTACTGGCTTCATTAGTTAATCTGAAAAATCTCAATCTACAAGGAAACCCTGTTGCTGAAAAGGATAAATTAGCAAAAAAG ATCAAAGAAGTTCTGCCAAATTTGAAGATATTCAACAATAAACCGGCAGATAAGTACACCAATAACAGTGATGGAATTGATAAAGTTGATGATTCTTATGTAAATTCTACTAACAAGGTGGAAGTTCAGAAGGACAAGAAAAGAGACGACTTCATGAAGAACTCCAAACATCATGTAATGGCCCAAAGCAAAGATGGTCCTATTGATAATGCTGAAGGTATACATGTGGAGAAGTTGAAGCGAAAAAGGCAGAAAACAAGTGACAATGTGTCTGAAAACGTAGTTTCGTTTCACAGGGATGAGAAAAGAGGTGACATCAAGAAAAAGAACTCCAAATATCATCTCAAGGATCTAGGCGAAGATAGTCCTCTTGATAATGCTATAGGTGTTGATGTtgagaagaaattgaagaagaaaaggtcGAAAACAAATGACATTTCATCAGAAAAAGAAACTCCCATGTTTGAGGATGAGAGAAGAGATGATATTAAGAAAAACAACTCCGAACATCACGTTGTGGAACTAAGTAAAGACAATGCCGAAGATGTTCATGTAGAGAGAGAATCTAGGCACAAGAAGCAGAAGAATGACAAGCTCTCAAAAAAACAAGTTCCAGTCCATGAGGAGGTTGATGCCAAGGTTGAAAAGAAACTAAAGAAAACAAATGCGAGGCAAGGTGCGCTTGATGTTATTGATGATCCAGAAGCTTCATTTATGGAGATTTTTGCACCTGACAATGCAGAAAATCCCAAATATGACGATAAAAAGAAGATAGCTAACAAAgctattaaagacatgaagacgTCGGATGGCTTAGTTTCCATCTccgtaaagaaaaagaaagctaaaAGCCATGGTGTTGACCCTGCACCCCACATATCCCCCACACTTGAAATTGGACTTGGTGGACCTTCAACATGGGGTGACGAATGA